A single genomic interval of Pomacea canaliculata isolate SZHN2017 linkage group LG5, ASM307304v1, whole genome shotgun sequence harbors:
- the LOC112563991 gene encoding tyrosine-protein kinase receptor torso-like, with protein MPETKYKIKVLAVHAAGYVDGTVDSDWIQTPPVSTYLATPINFRVTRQYVRGASLRALIEWEPPKETGGCFFRLYAMPPQGTYDSMETQFWGELRYELRSLQFSSEYSLEVYNFDENFDMHSKPANLSFRTADCLSAAEFNYNICPPEKPENVSIRSTAMYADDAEHPVSDILVTWDPPRYLRHHNAISNYTLSYWKTPDMHNVRLILPHHGNLVLPGTTTNSTIHGCHWDSVYEIYLTALSPGGRSEQFKQTITLGNGYSEYYETPEYSENKDPDNEDKTVQYATAAPVLVGVIAVVVCLLYRRRIKARRKNAALRDSSHREDRIETSTKMAEQVKAFPTNSYQVSEILGIENTGRGNKPLYEKTVTKEEAALLVADEYEIDYSALHFTQTVGEGAFGKVMKAELNLSVACSYGALSAAPKVVAVKMLKDHATPDERRNLLLEIDAMKQLGQHQNIVSIIACVTSAPRLCLVMHYCPLGDLRNYLRNRRIQNSKIQEKSSSTSTSTSGPTIHLNSGDSGISYASNKSASHKVRDKVQAPSYNRKTSTAAASGESATASSRDNTELLTLGGDTESISQTTLLSFARQIALGMEYLAQRKFIHRDLAARNILLYSHRQLKISDFGLARDVYETNMYQPTSARKLPYKWMPIESIFDQVFTIKSDVWSYGIVLWEIVTLGGSPYPGIPNKDLFRLLKEGYRMEKPENCSPEIYKMMLSCWHPKPEDRPSFTELRTKLERSLEVTESYIDLNIAVSEDYYHHDAESTDGADPFGSARTSSEDHHHCQALDSSQTAIADVHERSSFHGDAPSAPPRNDTSTVTRKASLLGFRPKSLPSVIFPDIDLGNGSFVPKPRSLDGRPCCLGNSQPLMAHSAKMSRDLCQAEAGLVKTPTATLPDSSGSSTDLTCDCESPVSLSDVSVTSDSKAHVQHAPSLTYGLISLLGKTGQLRRGKGRDERQSLSLTEVSMIERVGMDVDHFDLRPGRLSYAQL; from the exons ATGccagaaacaaaatacaagatCAAAGTTCTTGCGGTGCATGCAGCGGGCTACGTCGATGGGACCGTTGATTCGGACTGGATACAGACACCTCCAG TGAGTACTTACCTGGCCACACCGATAAACTTTCGTGTGACTCGACAATATGTCCGTGGAGCCAGTCTCAGAGCTCTCATTGAGTGGGAGCCACCAAAAG AAACGGGAGGATGTTTTTTTCGTTTATACGCGATGCCGCCCCAAGGAACCTATGACTCCATGGAGACACAG TTCTGGGGAGAGCTGCGCTATGAGTTACGATCTCTTCAGTTCAGTTCAGAATACTCTCTAGAGGTCTACAACTTCGACGAGAATTTCGACATGCACAGCAAGCCAGCCAACCTGTCCTTTCGCACAGCTGATTGCTTGAGCGCCGCAGAATTCAACTACAACATCTGCC CACCCGAGAAGCCAGAGAACGTGAGCATCCGAAGTACGGCGATGTATGCGGACGACGCTGAGCACCCGGTGAGTGACATCCTGGTCACGTGGGACCCGCCTCGCTACCTTCGCCATCACAACGCCATCAGCAACTACACACTGAGCTACTGGAAAACCCCCGACATGCACAACGTTCGCCTCATCCTCCCGCACCACGGCAACCTCGTCCTCCCTGGG ACAACCACTAATTCCACCATCCACGGTTGCCATTGGGACTCCGTGTACGAGATTTACTTGACTGCCTTGTCCCCAGGAGGCAGAAGTGAACAGTTCAAACAGACCATCACTCTAG gCAACGGGTATTCAGAGTATTATGAGACACCGGAATATTCTGAGAACAAAG ATCCTGATAATGAGGACAAAACTGTGCAGTACGCCACCGCGGCTCCAGTGTTAGTCGGTGTCATTGCTGTCGTCGTTTGTCTTCTTTATCGTCGGAGGATCAAAGCACGTCGGAAGAATGCAGCTCTTCGAGACTCTTCCCACAGAGAG GACAGGATAGAAACGTCCACAAAGATGGCCGAGCAAGTGAAGGCCTTCCCGACTAATTCTT ACCAGGTTTCAGAAATTCTTGGCATAGAAAATACTGGCCGTG GAAATAAACCCTTGTACGAAAAGACGGTGACGAAAGAGGAGGCAGCTTTGCTTGTGGCGGACGAATACGAGATCGACTACTCAGCTCTGCACTTCACACAGACGGTTGGCGAGGGCGCCTTTGGCAAAGTCATGAAGGCAGAGCTCAACCTCAGTGTGGCCTGCTCCTACGGAGCTTTGTCTGCTGCTCCCAAAGTGGTGGCAGTGAAGATGCTGAAAG ACCACGCCACCCCAGACGAACGTCGGAACCTGCTGCTAGAGATCGACGCCATGAAGCAGCTCGGTCAGCACCAGAACATCGTCTCCATCATTGCTTGCGTCACTTCCGCTCCTCGCTTGTGTCTCGTCATGCACTACTGCCCGCTGGGCGATCTCCGCAACTACCTGCGCAACCGTCGCATACAG AACTCCAAGATTCAGGAGAAGAGTTCCAGCACTTCGACTTCTACCTCCGGTCCCACAATTCACCTCAACTCTGGAGACAGCGGCATCAGCTACGCCAGCAACAAGTCGGCATCACACAAAGTTCGTG ATAAGGTCCAAGCTCCATCCTACAACCGCAAGACGAGTACAGCAGCAGCTAGTGGAGAGTCGGCCACCGCCTCATCCAGAGACAACACTG AGCTCTTGACGCTAGGGGGCGACACAGAATCCATCTCGCAGACAACCTTACTATCGTTTGCTCGTCAGATTGCTCTGGGGATG GAATACCTGGCACAGCGCAAATTCATCCACCGGGACCTGGCGGCGCGCAACATACTGCTGTACAGCCATCGTCAGCTCAAAATCTCGGACTTCGGACTCGCGCGAGATGTGTACGAGACGAACATGTACCAACCGACTTCCGCCCGCAAATTACCCTACAAGTGGATGCCCATAGAGTCCATCTTCGACCAGGTCTTCACCATTAAGAGTGACGT TTGGTCTTATGGCATCGTATTGTGGGAGATCGTGACGCTCGGCGGGTCTCCGTATCCCGGCATTCCTAACAAAGACTTGTTCCGGTTACTGAAGGAAGGCTACAGGATGGAGAAACCCGAGAACTGCAGCCCGGAGAT CTACAAGATGATGCTGTCCTGCTGGCACCCCAAGCCCGAAGACCGACCCTCCTTCACCGAGCTGCGCACCAAGCTAGAAAGGTCACTAGAGGTCACCGAGTCCTACATTGACCTCAACATCGCCGTCAGTGAGGACTACTACCACCACGACGCAGAGTCCAC CGATGGAGCAGATCCTTTCGGCTCGGCTAGGACATCGTCAGAAGAccaccaccattgccaggcaCTGGATAGCTCGCAGACGGCCATCGCTGACGTTCACGAGCGCAGCAGTTTCCATGGCGACGCACCAAGCGCCCCTCCTCGGAACGATACCTCCACTGTGACCAGAAAAGCTTCTCTCCTTGGGTTCAGGCCCAAGAGCTTGCCCTCAGTCATCTTTCCGGACATCGACCTCGGCAATGGAAGTTTTGTACCGAAACCTCGGAGCCTCGATGGCCGCCCTTGTTGCCTAGGCAACAGCCAACCCTTGATGGCGCATTCGGCGaagatgtcacgtgatctctgtCAGGCTGAAGCGGGGCTCGTCAAAACTCCGACTGCGACATTGCCGGACAGCAGCGGATCATCCACGGATCTCACCTGCGATTGCGAGTCGCCCGTCAGCCTCAGTGACgtgtctgtgacgtcagacaGCAAGGCGCACGTGCAGCACGCACCGTCCTTGACCTACGGCCTGATCAGCCTGCTGGGGAAGACCGGGCAGCTTAGGCGGGGCAAAGGTCGGGACGAGCGCCAGTCCCTCAGCCTCACTGAGGTCAGCATGATCGAAAGAGTGGGGATGGATGTGGACCACTTTGACCTGCGCCCGGGCCGCCTCTCGTACGCGCAGTTGTGA